A single window of Archangium gephyra DNA harbors:
- a CDS encoding aldehyde dehydrogenase family protein, with amino-acid sequence MLAERYPYYLANRPRQPNAELAVTDKYSGELVTRVALADAAAVEEAIAAAVRAAGPMRRLAPYARQEVLEHCVRRFRERSEELALALCIEAGKPLRDARGEVTRLIDTFKAAAEEAVRGGGEVLNLEVSKRAEGYRGFTQRVPVGPCSFITPFNFPLNLVAHKVAPAIAAGCPFVLKPSDRTPVSAMIMAEVLAETDLPEGAFSVLPTRLEDVGPFIEDDRLKLLSFTGSEKVGWELKARAGRKKVVLELGGNAACVVDRDQGERLDFVADRIAHGAFFQAGQSCISVQRVLVHEELYGALRERLIARARALRAGNPRDEATTLGPMIDEAAARRLEGWIHRAVERGARVLAGGGRRGALLEATVLEGVPADEPLCAEEAFGPVVLLQPFGSFEDALSEVNAGRYGLQAGVFTNDLSRAMRAWDELEVGGVVVGDVPSFRVDTMPYGGVKGSGLGREGVKYAIEDMTELRLLVLRQA; translated from the coding sequence ATGCTGGCAGAACGCTACCCCTATTACCTGGCCAACCGCCCCCGGCAGCCCAACGCGGAGCTGGCCGTGACCGACAAATATTCAGGTGAGCTCGTGACGCGCGTCGCGCTCGCGGATGCGGCCGCCGTGGAGGAGGCCATCGCCGCCGCGGTGCGCGCGGCCGGCCCGATGCGGCGGCTGGCTCCCTACGCGCGGCAGGAGGTCCTCGAGCACTGCGTGCGCCGCTTCCGCGAGCGGTCCGAGGAGCTCGCGCTCGCGCTCTGCATCGAGGCGGGCAAGCCCCTGCGCGACGCACGGGGAGAGGTCACCCGGCTGATCGACACGTTCAAGGCGGCGGCCGAGGAGGCCGTGCGGGGCGGGGGAGAGGTGCTGAACCTGGAGGTGTCCAAGCGCGCCGAGGGCTACCGGGGCTTCACCCAGCGCGTCCCCGTGGGGCCGTGCTCGTTCATCACGCCCTTCAACTTCCCGCTCAACCTGGTGGCGCACAAGGTGGCTCCCGCCATCGCCGCGGGCTGCCCGTTCGTGCTCAAGCCCTCGGACCGCACCCCCGTGAGCGCGATGATCATGGCCGAGGTGCTCGCCGAGACGGACCTCCCCGAGGGCGCCTTCTCGGTCCTCCCGACGCGTCTCGAGGACGTGGGGCCCTTCATCGAGGATGACCGGCTCAAGCTGCTCTCGTTCACCGGCTCGGAGAAGGTGGGCTGGGAGCTCAAGGCCCGCGCTGGACGCAAGAAGGTGGTGCTGGAGCTCGGCGGCAACGCGGCCTGCGTGGTGGACCGGGACCAGGGCGAGCGCCTGGACTTCGTCGCGGACCGCATCGCCCACGGTGCCTTCTTCCAGGCGGGGCAGAGCTGCATCTCGGTGCAGCGCGTGCTCGTCCACGAGGAGCTGTATGGGGCCCTGCGCGAGCGGCTCATCGCCCGGGCGCGGGCGCTGCGCGCGGGGAACCCCCGGGACGAGGCCACCACGCTCGGACCAATGATCGACGAGGCCGCCGCGCGACGGCTGGAGGGGTGGATCCACCGCGCGGTGGAGCGGGGGGCCCGCGTGCTGGCCGGGGGAGGGCGGCGCGGTGCGTTGCTCGAGGCCACCGTGCTGGAGGGCGTGCCCGCCGACGAGCCGCTGTGCGCGGAGGAGGCGTTCGGGCCCGTCGTGCTGCTCCAGCCCTTCGGCTCCTTCGAGGACGCGCTGAGCGAGGTGAACGCCGGGCGCTACGGGCTGCAGGCCGGTGTCTTCACGAACGACCTGTCGCGGGCGATGCGGGCATGGGACGAGCTGGAAGTGGGCGGCGTCGTCGTGGGCGACGTGCCGAGCTTCCGCGTCGACACGATGCCCTACGGTGGCGTGAAGGGCTCAGGGCTGGGGCGCGAGGGCGTGAAGTACGCCATCGAGGACATGACCGAGCTGCGGCTGCTCGTGCTGCGCCAGGCGTGA
- a CDS encoding acetolactate synthase large subunit: MKASDLFVKALEAEGVRCVFGLPGEENLDLLESMRASGVRFVVTRHEQAAGFMAATWGRLTGRAGVCLATLGPGATNLVTAAAYAQLGAMPMVMLTGQKPIKASKQGHFQIVDVVGMMRPLTKSTRTLVSAEHVPSAVREAFRRAEEERPGATHLELPEDVARESTDAAPLAPGVHRRPVADEASIAQAVETIASARRPLLMIGAGANRKLTSEMLRVLVDRVGVPFFSTQMGKGVVDETHPLWMGTAALSDGDFVHRAIEASDCIINVGHDVIEKPPFVMRDHRRTVVHLNFSSAEVDPVYFPQVQVTGDIANAVWRIAEGVGPRTHWDFAPFERARAGLDAQLAEGARDDRFPIYPARLVAEVRRAMPDDGIVCLDNGMYKLWFARYYRCRRPNTLLLDNALATMGAGLPSAIAARLVHPRRKVLAVCGDGGFMMNSQELETAVRLKMDLTVVVVRDDGYGMIRWKQGEMGLPDFGMELGNPDFVRYAEAYGARGHRPTSASEFGATLSRCLESGGVHVIDLPIDYSDNARALGAGAEDPAVR; the protein is encoded by the coding sequence ATGAAGGCATCGGATCTGTTCGTCAAAGCCCTCGAAGCGGAGGGTGTGCGCTGCGTCTTTGGACTTCCCGGCGAGGAGAACCTCGACCTGCTCGAGTCGATGCGCGCTTCGGGCGTGCGCTTCGTCGTCACGCGTCACGAGCAGGCCGCGGGCTTCATGGCCGCCACCTGGGGACGGCTCACCGGACGGGCGGGCGTGTGCCTCGCGACGCTCGGGCCCGGCGCGACCAACCTCGTCACGGCCGCCGCGTACGCCCAGCTCGGTGCCATGCCCATGGTCATGCTCACCGGTCAGAAGCCCATCAAGGCCAGCAAGCAGGGCCACTTCCAGATCGTCGACGTGGTGGGGATGATGCGGCCGCTCACCAAGTCCACCCGCACGCTCGTCTCCGCGGAGCACGTCCCCTCGGCGGTGCGCGAGGCCTTCCGCCGCGCGGAGGAGGAGCGTCCCGGTGCGACCCACCTGGAGCTGCCCGAGGACGTGGCGCGCGAGTCCACGGATGCCGCGCCCCTCGCGCCCGGCGTTCACCGCCGGCCCGTGGCCGATGAGGCCTCCATCGCCCAGGCCGTCGAGACCATCGCGTCCGCCCGCCGCCCGCTGCTCATGATCGGCGCGGGTGCCAACCGCAAGCTCACCTCGGAGATGCTCCGCGTCCTCGTGGACCGTGTTGGCGTGCCCTTCTTCAGCACCCAGATGGGCAAGGGTGTGGTGGATGAGACGCATCCGCTCTGGATGGGCACGGCCGCGCTCTCCGACGGCGACTTCGTCCACCGGGCCATCGAGGCCTCGGACTGCATCATCAACGTGGGCCACGACGTCATCGAGAAGCCACCGTTCGTCATGCGCGACCACCGCCGCACGGTGGTCCACCTGAACTTCTCCTCGGCCGAGGTCGACCCCGTGTACTTCCCGCAGGTGCAGGTGACCGGCGACATCGCCAACGCGGTGTGGCGCATCGCGGAGGGTGTTGGCCCCCGGACGCACTGGGACTTCGCGCCCTTCGAGCGCGCCCGCGCCGGACTCGACGCGCAGCTGGCGGAGGGGGCTCGTGACGATCGCTTCCCCATCTACCCCGCGCGGCTCGTCGCCGAGGTGCGGCGCGCGATGCCGGACGACGGAATCGTGTGCCTGGACAACGGCATGTACAAGCTCTGGTTCGCCCGCTACTACCGCTGCCGCCGGCCCAACACGCTGCTGCTCGACAACGCGCTCGCGACCATGGGGGCGGGGCTCCCGTCCGCCATCGCGGCCCGGTTGGTCCACCCCCGCCGCAAGGTGCTCGCCGTCTGCGGTGACGGCGGATTCATGATGAACTCGCAGGAGCTCGAGACGGCGGTCCGCCTGAAGATGGATCTGACCGTGGTCGTGGTGCGCGACGACGGCTACGGGATGATTCGCTGGAAGCAGGGCGAGATGGGGCTCCCGGACTTCGGCATGGAGCTGGGCAACCCGGACTTCGTCCGCTACGCGGAGGCCTACGGGGCTCGGGGACACCGCCCCACGAGCGCTTCGGAGTTCGGCGCCACGCTCTCGCGCTGCCTGGAATCGGGTGGCGTGCACGTCATCGACCTGCCCATCGACTACTCGGACAACGCGCGTGCGCTCGGAGCGGGTGCCGAGGACCCCGCCGTGCGTTGA
- a CDS encoding LysR substrate-binding domain-containing protein yields the protein MELRHLRYFSAVADTLHFGRAARRIHVSQPTLSQQIRQLEEELGSPLFERARGGVRLTQAGELFRTYASRALEDVDAGRVAVSALRGLTTGALRVGYPPSMRGVVVPALAAVLRRHPGLALSAEEAVVRRLERRLSDGKLDVGLGYAPARSPDLDAEPVFDSRLALFVAKGHPLAGAESVALRQLKDEPFALLSPGLRVRARVDVWFDAMRFTPNITLESNAVATVLAIVRAGLAITVLPEPRLADAERLVVKRLAPAPRSELAALLWRKGAPRTPAAELFAAEVRERAKEVGA from the coding sequence ATGGAGCTCCGCCACCTCCGCTACTTCTCCGCCGTCGCCGACACGCTGCACTTCGGACGTGCCGCGCGGCGCATCCACGTCTCGCAGCCCACGCTGTCGCAGCAGATCCGCCAGCTCGAGGAGGAGCTCGGCTCACCGCTCTTCGAGCGCGCGCGCGGTGGCGTGCGGCTGACGCAGGCGGGAGAGCTCTTCCGCACCTATGCCTCACGGGCGCTGGAGGACGTGGATGCTGGCCGGGTGGCGGTGAGCGCACTGCGTGGACTGACCACAGGTGCACTGCGCGTGGGCTACCCGCCGAGCATGCGAGGGGTGGTGGTGCCCGCGCTGGCCGCCGTGCTGCGCAGACACCCGGGCCTCGCGCTGAGCGCCGAGGAGGCAGTCGTGCGGCGGTTGGAGCGGCGGCTCTCGGACGGCAAGCTGGACGTGGGGCTGGGGTATGCGCCCGCGCGCTCACCGGACCTCGACGCCGAACCCGTCTTCGACAGCAGGCTGGCGCTCTTCGTCGCGAAGGGGCACCCCCTTGCGGGAGCGGAGTCCGTGGCCTTGCGGCAGCTCAAGGACGAGCCGTTCGCGCTGCTCTCGCCGGGGCTGCGCGTACGCGCGCGCGTGGACGTCTGGTTCGATGCCATGCGGTTCACACCGAACATCACACTGGAGTCGAACGCGGTGGCCACCGTGCTGGCCATCGTGCGCGCGGGCCTGGCCATCACCGTGCTCCCCGAACCCCGGCTGGCGGACGCCGAGCGGCTGGTGGTGAAGCGGCTCGCCCCCGCGCCGCGCTCCGAGCTGGCGGCGCTCCTGTGGCGCAAGGGCGCGCCCCGCACGCCCGCGGCGGAGCTGTTCGCCGCGGAGGTACGCGAGCGCGCGAAGGAAGTCGGAGCCTGA
- a CDS encoding acetyl-CoA hydrolase/transferase C-terminal domain-containing protein produces the protein MTTLRDRIENAELLAKVVPVEEAVKHVTDGSTVAISGFTKSGEPKTFFPALARHLAQTAPQARITLLSGASLSDDVEGPMAPFIRKRGPYMSSAVSRKLIHSGEMDFTDVHLSAFARNLMYGFYGEIDVAVVEVSRIRPDGSVVLSSSVGISAEALARARKIILEVNTAVPDYTGFHDIVLPTVHPKVGWPLPVVNVRDRIGTPYVEFDRSKVVAVIESVTPDHPVAFKAVSETDRRIAQNVIDFLLQCRQQFDWGKRLPPIQSGVGNVANAIIGELYASPFQKIRFWTEVFQDGMLRYVEDDAKFENASATAVSFSAEGRRRFMELFERCRDKLVLRPMWLSNNPEIISRLFVIAMNTPIEVDIYGHVNSTHIDGSRIVNGLGGSGDFFRNAYLSIVHTPSTRPLKDGRIVSCVMPYVRHIDHTEHDIKCVVTEHGYALNMDIRSPKRRAVDIIEKCAHPYFRPLLHAYLDMAGAGDEPRPTDMKALEGWWRDYDEACRKFPKGG, from the coding sequence ATGACCACACTGCGGGACCGAATCGAGAACGCTGAACTGCTGGCCAAGGTCGTTCCGGTGGAAGAGGCGGTGAAGCACGTCACCGATGGCAGCACGGTGGCCATCAGCGGCTTCACCAAGTCCGGCGAGCCGAAGACCTTCTTCCCGGCGCTCGCCCGCCACCTCGCCCAGACGGCGCCCCAGGCCCGCATCACCCTGCTCAGCGGTGCCTCGCTCTCGGACGACGTCGAGGGCCCCATGGCCCCCTTCATCCGCAAGCGCGGGCCGTACATGTCCTCGGCCGTCTCGCGCAAGCTCATCCACTCGGGCGAGATGGACTTCACCGACGTCCACCTGTCCGCCTTCGCGCGCAACCTGATGTATGGGTTCTACGGGGAGATCGACGTCGCCGTCGTCGAGGTGTCGCGCATCCGCCCGGACGGCAGCGTCGTCCTCTCCTCCTCGGTGGGCATCTCCGCCGAGGCGCTCGCCCGGGCCCGGAAGATCATCCTCGAGGTGAACACCGCGGTGCCGGACTACACGGGCTTCCATGACATCGTCCTGCCGACCGTCCACCCCAAGGTGGGCTGGCCGCTGCCGGTGGTGAACGTGCGCGACCGCATCGGCACCCCCTATGTGGAGTTCGACCGCAGCAAGGTGGTGGCCGTCATCGAGTCCGTCACGCCCGACCACCCGGTGGCCTTCAAGGCCGTGAGCGAGACGGACCGCCGCATCGCGCAGAACGTCATCGACTTCCTCCTGCAGTGCCGCCAGCAGTTCGACTGGGGCAAGCGGCTGCCCCCCATCCAGTCCGGCGTGGGCAACGTGGCCAACGCCATCATCGGCGAGCTCTACGCGTCTCCCTTCCAGAAGATCCGCTTCTGGACCGAGGTCTTCCAGGACGGGATGCTGCGCTACGTGGAGGACGACGCGAAGTTCGAGAACGCCTCGGCCACCGCGGTCTCCTTCTCCGCCGAGGGACGCCGGCGCTTCATGGAGCTGTTCGAGCGCTGCCGGGACAAGCTGGTGCTGCGGCCCATGTGGCTGTCCAACAACCCGGAGATCATCTCGCGGCTGTTCGTCATCGCGATGAACACCCCCATCGAGGTGGACATCTACGGGCACGTGAACTCCACGCACATCGACGGCTCGCGCATCGTCAACGGGCTGGGCGGCTCGGGGGACTTCTTCCGCAACGCCTACCTGAGCATCGTGCACACGCCGTCCACCCGGCCGCTGAAGGACGGGCGCATCGTGAGCTGCGTGATGCCGTACGTGCGGCACATCGACCACACCGAGCACGACATCAAGTGCGTGGTCACCGAGCACGGGTACGCGCTCAACATGGACATCCGCTCGCCCAAGCGGCGCGCGGTGGACATCATCGAGAAGTGCGCGCACCCGTACTTCCGCCCGCTGCTGCACGCCTACCTGGACATGGCGGGCGCGGGTGACGAGCCCCGGCCCACCGACATGAAGGCCCTGGAGGGCTGGTGGCGGGACTACGACGAGGCCTGCCGCAAGTTCCCCAAGGGCGGCTGA
- a CDS encoding prenyltransferase/squalene oxidase repeat-containing protein: MVAREQLQEYLEAQVGEDGCVRGQCESRVLESVLTLHLLQQLGLFAEVRGQLEGYLRAQCIDEREDPLHAVLRRHALGESTPMDAETVRAYLARFDHFTNRRKRMMFSVLMAELGLAPFDSELTPEDFANSGEEKYQSWVTVTVASLRILHAVGSGYPEWIRAEDVELLTATQSTEGAWEKHLLANILALLALRYFPRHRESLQNGIGLLMSVQNADGGIPFIAGLEIFCTATAGLALVEAGARKSLLYRMADYLVGEQQPNGGWAYAEDVHQTDVDDTAYCLEFLRALDPQRYAHAISQAEEYLVDIQGSDGGFPTFVAGSKPEIAMTAGALNALAPNREQHAELITQGIRYIITHQKADGTFERSWSLSETNAIFRALLAMRQLPESAAGLRMTVELAEEYSLDYLRRSQNVDGGWGQRAGDASDPISTSYALIALSHFDEPATLECGVRYLLRQQQADGRFLSIPDQAGPRPIAWNVPILSDIFALLAFGHVLAARPVVAMPAWKVAARRFPTMGLEAC; the protein is encoded by the coding sequence GTGGTCGCGAGGGAGCAGCTCCAGGAGTACCTGGAGGCGCAGGTGGGTGAGGACGGGTGTGTGCGGGGCCAGTGTGAGAGCCGCGTCCTGGAGTCGGTGCTGACCCTGCACCTGCTGCAGCAGTTGGGCCTGTTCGCGGAGGTGCGGGGGCAGCTCGAAGGCTACCTGCGGGCCCAGTGCATCGACGAGCGGGAGGATCCCCTGCACGCCGTGCTGCGCCGGCATGCGCTGGGCGAGAGCACGCCCATGGACGCGGAGACGGTCAGGGCGTACCTGGCGCGCTTCGATCACTTCACCAACCGGCGCAAGCGGATGATGTTCAGCGTGCTCATGGCGGAGCTGGGGCTGGCACCGTTCGACTCCGAGCTCACGCCGGAGGACTTCGCGAACAGCGGCGAGGAGAAGTACCAGAGCTGGGTGACCGTGACGGTGGCCTCGCTGCGCATCCTCCATGCGGTGGGAAGCGGCTACCCCGAGTGGATCCGCGCCGAGGACGTGGAGCTGCTGACGGCCACCCAGAGCACGGAAGGGGCCTGGGAGAAGCACCTGCTGGCCAACATCCTCGCGCTGCTGGCGCTGCGTTACTTCCCGCGGCACCGCGAGTCCCTCCAGAACGGCATCGGCCTGCTGATGTCGGTGCAGAACGCGGATGGAGGCATCCCCTTCATCGCCGGGCTGGAGATCTTCTGCACGGCCACGGCGGGTCTGGCGCTGGTGGAGGCCGGAGCCCGGAAATCCCTGCTGTACCGCATGGCGGACTACCTCGTGGGCGAGCAGCAGCCCAATGGGGGCTGGGCCTACGCCGAGGACGTGCACCAGACGGACGTGGACGACACGGCGTACTGCCTGGAGTTCCTGCGGGCCCTGGATCCGCAGCGCTATGCCCACGCCATCTCCCAGGCCGAGGAGTACCTGGTGGACATCCAGGGCAGTGATGGGGGCTTTCCGACGTTCGTCGCGGGGAGCAAGCCGGAGATCGCCATGACGGCGGGCGCGCTCAACGCCCTGGCGCCCAACCGCGAGCAGCACGCCGAGCTCATCACGCAGGGCATCCGCTACATCATCACCCACCAGAAGGCGGATGGGACCTTCGAGCGGAGCTGGAGCCTGAGCGAGACGAACGCCATCTTCCGCGCCCTGCTGGCGATGCGGCAGCTGCCCGAGAGCGCCGCCGGGCTGCGGATGACGGTGGAGCTCGCCGAGGAGTACTCCCTGGACTACCTGCGGCGCTCGCAGAACGTGGACGGCGGTTGGGGGCAGCGGGCCGGTGACGCCAGCGATCCGATCAGCACGTCGTACGCGCTGATTGCCCTCAGCCACTTCGACGAGCCGGCCACGCTCGAGTGCGGCGTGAGGTACCTCCTGCGCCAGCAGCAGGCGGATGGCCGGTTCCTGTCCATTCCCGATCAGGCGGGTCCGCGGCCCATCGCGTGGAATGTTCCGATCCTCTCCGACATCTTCGCCCTGCTGGCGTTCGGTCACGTGCTGGCCGCGCGCCCGGTGGTGGCCATGCCCGCCTGGAAGGTGGCCGCGCGCCGGTTCCCCACCATGGGCCTGGAGGCCTGCTAA
- a CDS encoding HAD family hydrolase, giving the protein MSNESKAAVLDVDGTLYPGALGVELLRALMAEGACHRTRAEGVFEVLRQYKQAAIDFPTMAARAYTLYAQALEGVRCDTVDALARKVWEGERHKLFGFVRPLVALLREAGYWSLIISGSPQEMVQCVADELGISQVRGALFTRREGHYTGSVDLSSGALGEKSRIFDAVTRGQDVRLERCFALGDSITDSALFERMGLPLAFEPEPALQVLAQQRGWAVATREDVLERTRRLLAVSSPESPPRG; this is encoded by the coding sequence ATGAGCAACGAGTCGAAGGCCGCGGTTCTCGATGTCGATGGAACGCTCTACCCGGGAGCCCTGGGCGTCGAGCTTCTCCGGGCCCTGATGGCTGAGGGCGCCTGCCACCGCACCCGGGCAGAGGGAGTGTTCGAGGTCCTCCGCCAGTACAAGCAGGCAGCCATCGACTTTCCCACCATGGCCGCTCGCGCCTACACCCTCTACGCCCAGGCCCTCGAAGGCGTCCGGTGTGACACCGTCGACGCGCTGGCCCGGAAGGTGTGGGAAGGGGAGCGGCACAAGCTCTTCGGCTTCGTGCGGCCCCTGGTCGCCCTGCTGCGGGAGGCGGGCTACTGGAGCCTGATCATCTCGGGCAGTCCCCAGGAGATGGTCCAATGCGTCGCCGACGAGCTCGGCATCTCCCAGGTCCGTGGCGCCCTGTTCACCCGCCGCGAGGGCCACTACACCGGGAGCGTGGATCTGTCCTCGGGCGCCCTGGGCGAGAAGAGCCGGATCTTCGACGCGGTGACGCGCGGGCAGGACGTGCGCCTGGAGCGGTGCTTCGCCCTGGGTGACTCGATCACCGATTCAGCCCTCTTCGAGCGCATGGGCCTGCCCCTGGCCTTCGAGCCCGAGCCCGCCCTTCAGGTGCTCGCCCAGCAGCGCGGTTGGGCCGTGGCCACCCGGGAGGATGTGCTCGAGCGCACCCGGAGGCTGCTCGCGGTGTCCTCTCCCGAGTCCCCGCCCAGGGGCTGA